Part of the Lysobacter enzymogenes genome is shown below.
CGTCGCCGACGATCCGACCCTGCCGGGCTACCTGATCGCCAAGGCCGCCAACGACGACCGTCTGCCGCGGGCTATTCGCATCACCCTGGCGAACGGCGCAGTGCTCCTCTACAACGCCTACATCAGCCTGAGCACGATTCCGTCGCTGACGGTCAATGAGCTGATGTCGGTGCAGGTGACGCTCAGCCTGCTGGCCGAGCCGGTGCGGTACGCCTCCTGATGGGCGCGGCTCACTCTCAACCCGAACGCCACCCTTCGAACTGAAGGTGGCGGTTTCTGTGCCGGGTGGATCGGGCTGAAATCGGCCTTACGTTCAAGTACCGCGATCGCGACGAGGCGAAGTCGTGGATCGATAGCCACGGCAACACCACGGATGCCGAGGTCATTCTCGACTGCGTGACTGCTTGGGACTTGGATGACGAGTTCAGCCTGGAGAACGTCCGCCGGCTGTGCAAGCTGTATCGGCGGCCCCTGGAGACATCTCGGGCGCATACGTCCGCGAACTGCTCGGAATTCGCCGGGGAAACTGAAGCGCGTCGTCCGGGAGCTGCTCAAGCAGTCTCCCAAGGAGTCAGAGCTTCGAATGCTCGGACTCACCATGGAAGACCTGGACGACGCTGATGTCGAGATCCTTCCGGACAACCTCGGGGCGGTAAGGGTTTTCACTGCGCTCGGCACTCAATGGCGCGTGGGCAACGCCGGCGCCATTGGACTCGATTACTCAACCTTGCCTGTCGTGATGCGTCTGCTTGGCGTTCGACGGGCCGACTGGCCGGACACGTTCGACTCTATCCGCGTGATGGAGGCCGAAGCGTTGGCTGTTTTTGGAGAAGAGCGTGGCTGATATTGCCTCCTTGGGTGTTGTCGTCCAGCCGAAAGGTATTGCGGAGACTTCGCAGCAGCTCGACAAGCTGGCCGCGACGGGCGCCAAGACTGAGGCTCAGTCTGAGCGCCTGGCGAGCGCGCAGAACGATCATGCGCGGGCAACCATGTCGGCCGGTCGCGCCGCTGCACAGGCCCAGCGAGAAGTCGCAAATTACGGTCGTGAGGCTGGGCGCGCGGTCATTTCCGCCAAGCAGATGGCCGCTGCAACTCGCGGCCTGCCCGCGCAGTTCACTGACATCGTAACCTCGCTCGCGGCCGGGCAGAACCCGCTTCAGGTCTTCCTGCAGCAGGGTGGTCAGATCAAGGACCAGTTTGGCGGAGCGGGCAACGCAGTTCGTGCACTGCAGGGCTACGTCGCCAGCCTAATCAACCCGATGACGATCGCGGCCGGCCTGGCGGGAGTCATGGCGGTTGCTTTCGACCAGGCGCAGGGGGCGTGCCGCCCAAGTGGCGATTGCGCTTCTGGAGACAGGAAATCGGGCGCGAACTACTGCTGATGAGGTAGATGGCAATTGCCGCGCGTCTAGACGACCTGCCTGGGGTAACCCGCGGTGCTGCCGTTGATGCGATCTCGGAGATAATTCGCTCGACGCGAATCGCTGGCGATCAGCTAGAAGAGGTAACGGCTGCTGCACTGGCTTGGCAGCGAGCGACCGGAGCCTCAGTGGAAGAGGACTGCCAAGAGCTTCGAGGCGCTGAATCGAAACCCGATTCAAGCGCTTGAAGAGCTCGGGGACAAGTACGGGTTTGCGACGGATGCTCAACGAAAGTACGTTCGCGAGCTCCAAGAAGGCGGCCGCTACCAAGACGCGGCCACCGAAGCTGTACGCATATTCTCTGACACAATCAGCCAGCGCTCCCCCGAAATAGTCCAGCAATTCGAATTGACGAGGTCGGCGCTAAAGGGCATCAAGGAGGCTGGAACCGAGGCATGGGACGCGGTAGTCACCGGCCTCGCTGATGCAGACAAGGCAGCCAAGCAGACTATCGGCACGATCGAGCGGTTCTGGAACGCCATGCGCATGGGAGGCGTCGGCGGCGTTTGGTCCATGCAGGCGTCCACCGCGGCCCCCGCTGTTTTGCCTAGGCTCCCCGTCGCGCAGTCAAGGAGGCGGCCGAAGCCGCTCGTCGAGCCAAGGAGGAATTCGAATCGGCGCAGAAGCAATTCCTGCCGCTTTCGAAGCAGATGGAGCAGGACATTGCGGCGATGCGCAAGCGCGGTCTTGCCGCCCAGAAATCCGCCGCGGAGATCAAGGCGGCTGAGGACCAGATTCGCAAGACCTACGCAGGACCGCGAAGAACGCGCCAACCGCCGCGGAGCGGGCGCCGCCCGCGCGCTGACAAACGCTTCTGCCCGGGCCGCTATCCAGGCTATCAAGGACGACCTGGCCGAGGAGCAGGCATCAATCCAGAGCAGTTCTCGAATCTTGCAAGCGGAGTTTTCAGCCCGCCTCGTGACCATTGAGGACTACTACAAGAAGCAGTCCGACCTGCTGGCGCAGGGCACCAGGACCCAAGAGAAGCAATCCAGAAGCA
Proteins encoded:
- a CDS encoding phage tail assembly chaperone, which codes for MDRAEIGLTFKYRDRDEAKSWIDSHGNTTDAEVILDCVTAWDLDDEFSLENVRRLCKLYRRPLETSRAHTSANCSEFAGETEARRPGAAQAVSQGVRASNARTHHGRPGRR
- a CDS encoding DUF1799 domain-containing protein; this translates as MLGLTMEDLDDADVEILPDNLGAVRVFTALGTQWRVGNAGAIGLDYSTLPVVMRLLGVRRADWPDTFDSIRVMEAEALAVFGEERG
- a CDS encoding phage tail length tape measure family protein, which gives rise to MADIASLGVVVQPKGIAETSQQLDKLAATGAKTEAQSERLASAQNDHARATMSAGRAAAQAQREVANYGREAGRAVISAKQMAAATRGLPAQFTDIVTSLAAGQNPLQVFLQQGGQIKDQFGGAGNAVRALQGYVASLINPMTIAAGLAGVMAVAFDQAQGACRPSGDCASGDRKSGANYC
- a CDS encoding phage tail length tape measure family protein, with the translated sequence MAIAARLDDLPGVTRGAAVDAISEIIRSTRIAGDQLEEVTAAALAWQRATGASVEEDCQELRGAESKPDSSA